One window of Acipenser ruthenus chromosome 17, fAciRut3.2 maternal haplotype, whole genome shotgun sequence genomic DNA carries:
- the LOC117423382 gene encoding tumor protein 63-like isoform X12 — protein MLYLENSAPTQYSESQYTNLGLLNSMDQQMQNGGSSSTSPYNNEHAQNNVTAPSPYAQPSSTFDALSPSPAIPSNTDYPGPHTFDVSFQQSSTAKSATWTYSTELKKLYCQIAKTCPIQIKMMTPPPQGAVIRAMPVYKKAEHVTEVVKRCPNHELSREFNDGQIAPPSHLIRVEGNNHAQYVEDPITGRQSVLVPYEPPQVGTEFTTILYNFMCNSSCVGGMNRRPILIIVTLETRDGQVLGRRCFEARICACPGRDRKADEDSIRKQQVTDGTKNGDGTKRPFRPTSHGIQMTSIKKRRNTDDELFCLSIKGREIYEILVKIKESLELMQFLPQHTIETYRQQQQHLLQKHRLKACLRTELLEPKHGKENLSSTD, from the exons ATGTTGTACCTGGAAAACTCCGCTCCGACGCAGTATAGCGAG TCACAGTACACAAACCTGGGGCTCCTaaacagcatggaccagcagatgCAGAACGGGGGCTCCTCCTCCACCAGCCCCTACAACAACGAGCACGCCCAGAACAACGTGACGGCCCCCTCTCCCTACGCCCAGCCCAGCTCCACTTTCGACGCGCTCTCCCCATCACCAGCCATCCCCTCCAACACAGACTACCCCGGGCCACACACCTTCGACGTCTCCTTCCAGCAGTCCAGCACCGCCAAGTCCGCCACCTGGACG TACTCAACAGAGCTGAAGAAACTGTACTGTCAGATTGCCAAGACCTGCCCGATTCAGATCAAGATGATGACCCCTCCCCCGCAGGGCGCGGTGATCCGGGCGATGCCAGTGTACAAGAAGGCGGAGCACGTCACAGAGGTGGTGAAGCGCTGTCCCAACCACGAGCTGAGCCGCGAGTTCAACGATG GCCAGATAGCGCCGCCCAGTCACCTGATCCGAGTGGAAGGAAATAACCACGCCCAGTATGTGGAGGACCCAATCACTGGCCGGCAGAGTGTTCTGGTGCCCTATGAACCCCCCCAG GTGGGCACTGAGTTTACCACCATCCTTTACAACTTCATGTGCAACAGCAGCTGTGTCGGGGGAATGAACCGACGCCCCATCCTCATCATTGTCACACTGGAGACCAGAGA TGGTCAGGTCCTGGGTCGCCGCTGCTTCGAGGCCCGAATCTGCGCCTGCCCGGGCCGAGACCGCAAGGCAGACGAGGACAGCATCCGAAAACAGCAGGTCACAGACGGAACAAAAAACGGTGATGGTACGAAACGCC ctTTCCGTCCAACGTCCCACGGCATACAGATGACGTCGATTAAGAAGAGAAGAAATACGGATGATGAATTATTTTGTCTATCT ATAAAAGGCCGTGAGATTTATGAGATTTTGGTGAAAATTAAAGAGTCTTTGGAGCTCATGCAGTTCTTGCCACAGCACACAATCGAAAcatacaggcagcagcagcagcacctgcTCCAGAAACA
- the LOC117423382 gene encoding tumor protein 63-like isoform X11 gives MNFEHPPHATLQYCPEHHFQRLMNHSSGVYRSAMSQSPHTSQVFNQLLGMLDQTSFHSVQPIELDFSETPESDYPGNTIQISMDCITMQDREEADPLWSQYTNLGLLNSMDQQMQNGGSSSTSPYNNEHAQNNVTAPSPYAQPSSTFDALSPSPAIPSNTDYPGPHTFDVSFQQSSTAKSATWTYSTELKKLYCQIAKTCPIQIKMMTPPPQGAVIRAMPVYKKAEHVTEVVKRCPNHELSREFNDGQIAPPSHLIRVEGNNHAQYVEDPITGRQSVLVPYEPPQVGTEFTTILYNFMCNSSCVGGMNRRPILIIVTLETRDGQVLGRRCFEARICACPGRDRKADEDSIRKQQVTDGTKNGDGTKRPFRPTSHGIQMTSIKKRRNTDDELFCLSIKGREIYEILVKIKESLELMQFLPQHTIETYRQQQQHLLQKHRLKACLRTELLEPKHGKENLSSTD, from the exons attgatgAATCATTCGTCTGGGGTCTACCGTTCTGCAATGTCACAGTCCCCGCACACAAGTCAAGTCTTTAACCAGCTACTGGGAATGCTGGACCA AACCTCCTTTCACTCGGTTCAACCGATCGAGCTGGACTTCAGTGAGACTCCTGAGAGTGACTATCCCGGGAACACGATTCAGATCAGCATGGACTGCATCACCATGCAGGACCGGGAGGAGGCAGACCCCCTGTGG TCACAGTACACAAACCTGGGGCTCCTaaacagcatggaccagcagatgCAGAACGGGGGCTCCTCCTCCACCAGCCCCTACAACAACGAGCACGCCCAGAACAACGTGACGGCCCCCTCTCCCTACGCCCAGCCCAGCTCCACTTTCGACGCGCTCTCCCCATCACCAGCCATCCCCTCCAACACAGACTACCCCGGGCCACACACCTTCGACGTCTCCTTCCAGCAGTCCAGCACCGCCAAGTCCGCCACCTGGACG TACTCAACAGAGCTGAAGAAACTGTACTGTCAGATTGCCAAGACCTGCCCGATTCAGATCAAGATGATGACCCCTCCCCCGCAGGGCGCGGTGATCCGGGCGATGCCAGTGTACAAGAAGGCGGAGCACGTCACAGAGGTGGTGAAGCGCTGTCCCAACCACGAGCTGAGCCGCGAGTTCAACGATG GCCAGATAGCGCCGCCCAGTCACCTGATCCGAGTGGAAGGAAATAACCACGCCCAGTATGTGGAGGACCCAATCACTGGCCGGCAGAGTGTTCTGGTGCCCTATGAACCCCCCCAG GTGGGCACTGAGTTTACCACCATCCTTTACAACTTCATGTGCAACAGCAGCTGTGTCGGGGGAATGAACCGACGCCCCATCCTCATCATTGTCACACTGGAGACCAGAGA TGGTCAGGTCCTGGGTCGCCGCTGCTTCGAGGCCCGAATCTGCGCCTGCCCGGGCCGAGACCGCAAGGCAGACGAGGACAGCATCCGAAAACAGCAGGTCACAGACGGAACAAAAAACGGTGATGGTACGAAACGCC ctTTCCGTCCAACGTCCCACGGCATACAGATGACGTCGATTAAGAAGAGAAGAAATACGGATGATGAATTATTTTGTCTATCT ATAAAAGGCCGTGAGATTTATGAGATTTTGGTGAAAATTAAAGAGTCTTTGGAGCTCATGCAGTTCTTGCCACAGCACACAATCGAAAcatacaggcagcagcagcagcacctgcTCCAGAAACA